Proteins encoded by one window of Panicum virgatum strain AP13 chromosome 7N, P.virgatum_v5, whole genome shotgun sequence:
- the LOC120683902 gene encoding protein PYRICULARIA ORYZAE RESISTANCE 21-like, which yields MPTVVITLDLSCGRCRSKIQKILCCIQERCGFVFEKVVYEKEKVVVTGPFDAIQLCCKLRCKAGCFVTKIEIVPPPPKRPPPPPPPSPPPPPPPPPPPPIDDTDKCKKKPKKKPDPAPCDKLVPYPYPYPYPCPYPYQQPACPSSCPTPPRPCCQCRSCKPAPPPCPPPRPVCPPQPVCCPLPPPPCPCPPWTPCQCRGNKRDFCFEDAQPDGPCAVM from the exons ATGCCGACGGTAGTCATCACGCTGGACCTGTCATGCGGCCGCTGCAGAAGCAAGATCCAGAAGATCCTCTGCTGCATCCAAG AGCGTTGCGGATTCGTCTTCGAGAAGGTGGTGTACGAGAAAGAGAAGGTGGTCGTCACCGGGCCCTTCGACGCCATCCAGCTCTGCTGCAAGCTCCGGTGCAAGGCCGGCTGTTTCGTGACCAAAATCGAGAtcgtgccaccgccgccgaagcgaccaccaccaccgccaccgccatcgcctccgccaccaccgccaccgccaccgccgccgcccattgATGATACCGACAAGTGCAAGAAGAAACCCAAAAAAAAGCCCGACCCCGCCCCATGCGATAAGCTGGTCCCTTACCCATATCCGTATCCGTACCCGTGCCCTTACCCATACCAGCAGCCGGCGTGTCCGTCCAGCTGCCctacgccgccgcgcccctgctGCCAATGCCGCTCCTGCaagccggcgccgccaccatgcCCACCGCCTCGGCCGGTCTGTCCGCCCCAACCGGTGTGCTGTCCGTTGCCTCCGCCGCCATGCCCGTGCCCGCCCTGGACGCCTTGCCAGTGCCGCGGCAACAAGCGGGACTTCTGCTTCGAGGATGCCCAACCCGACGGCCCCTGCGCTGTCatgtga